Proteins found in one Miscanthus floridulus cultivar M001 chromosome 4, ASM1932011v1, whole genome shotgun sequence genomic segment:
- the LOC136549475 gene encoding protein SEEDLING PLASTID DEVELOPMENT 1-like has product MLRALNPSPSPSPLRARPACRASPRRRARGSWARPRAAAVPQQQPPVRRPSGDRLCAPSRGAAAQLPAPDATAAAAPGARGELEAFLEVVPARMRRGLALHQEVRDLVEVVMDLGRRPIARFPSGDWVISDQVVTADDLRQAVAKVGDFSEDNRSGINHSLHRISAIRNRKAQIIGLTCRAGRAISGSAEMIRDLVVSGGSILVIGPPGVGKTTLIREIARILADEGKKRVIIVDTSNEIGGDGDVPHSGIGRARRMQVPKVTMQHNVMIEAVENHMPEVIVIDEIGTELEAMAASTIAQRGVQLVGTAHGVTIESIIKNPCLQMLVGGIESVTLGDEEAKKRKVQKTILERKGPPTFSCAVEMISKTECRVHHKLDATVDAILAGKPPKFEVRKMHNKSTESEMPLVIPDREYEIESLPLYQEDMVTKSISSESNLSEDFAASRQTKIKSMPSDDNFGDDFVYRRKAKGKKSVPGKSLVRVYTYQISEADILQVATVMGFDDELDVTDDIGAADVILASSSEMKQNPWIHNVAKYHKLPIFVVKTNTMAQIVKAIRMIVGRDNRSSSKQPKVMEGEIEIEDDAPIRTPSLEEIDALEEARLAIEYIVIPGGEPVELLPRCSEIVARQLELVESYQLLAETFGSDSNSRLQILPVKITKKGSSKDNGVSKPTKQTGSDLIVSENGGGSSFSRLPFLPK; this is encoded by the exons ATGCTCCGGGCGCTCaacccgtccccgtccccgtccccgctccGCGCGCGCCCGGCGTGCCGCGCCTcgccgcggcggcgcgcgcgggggAGCTGGGCGCGCCCCCGCGCCGCGGCGGTCCCTCAGCAGCAGCCGCCCGTGCGCCGGCCCTCCGGGGACCGGCTGTGCGCGCCGTCACGGGGCGCCGCCGCCCAGCTGCCCGCGCCTGATgcgaccgcggcggcggcgcccggggCACGGGGCGAGCTGGAGGCGTTCCTGGAGGTGGTGCCCGCGAGGATGCGGCGCGGGCTGGCGCTGCACCAGGAGGTGCGGGACCTCGTCGAGGTCGTCATGGACCTCGGCCGCCGCCCCATCGCGCGGTTCCCGTCCGGGGACTGGGTCATCTCCGACCAGGTCGTCACTGCCGATGACCTCCGCCAGGCCGTCGCCAAG GTAGGTGACTTCTCCGAGGACAACCGATCTGGGATCAATCACTCGTTGCACCGGATCAGCGCTATCAGGAACCGGAAAGCGCAAATCATAGGGCTCACTTGCCGTGCCGGTCGAGCTATATCCGGCAGTGCAGAGATGATCCGTGACCTAGTGGTGAGCGGTGGTTCAATATTGGTGATTGGACCTCCTGGAGTTGGGAAAACCACTCTGATCAG GGAAATAGCTAGAATTTTGGCAGATGAAGGTAAGAAACGCGTGATCATAGTGGACACATCTAATGAAATAGGAGGTGATGGGGATGTACCTCACTCTGGCATTGGACGTGCTAGGAGAATGCAAGTTCCCAAAGTTACTATGCAGCACAAC GTAATGATTGAAGCAGTTGAAAATCACATGCCAGAAGTAATTGTTATCGATGAGATTGGTACAGAACTTGAGGCAATGGCAGCTAGCACTATTGCTCAGAGAGGTGTTCAACTAGTTGGAACTGCTCACGGGGTGACAATCGAGAGCATAATTAAAAATCCTTGTTTGCAAATGCTTGTTGGTGGGATTGAG AGTGTGactcttggtgatgaggaagcAAAAAAGCGGAAAGTCCAGAAAACCATTCTCGAGAGAAAAGGACCCCCTACATTTTCATGCGCTGTTGAGATGATATCCAAAACTGAATGTCGAGTCCATCACAAGTTAGATGCCACAGTGGATGCTATTCTTGCAG GGAAGCCACCTAAGTTTGAAGTTCGCAAGATGCATAATAAGTCTACGGAATCAGAAATGCCGTTGGTGATACCTGATAGAGAGTATGAAATAGAATCACTGCCACTATATCAGGAAGATATGGTCACCAAGTCAATATCATCAGAAAGCAACTTAAGTGAGGATTTTGCTGCCTCCAGGCAAACAAAAATCAAGAGTATGCCATCGGATGATAATTTTGGTGATGATTTTGTTTACAGAAGGAAAGCAAAAGGGAAGAAATCTGTGCCTGGAAAGTCTCTAGTCCGTGTATACACATACCAG ATATCAGAAGCTGATATACTGCAAGTAGCAACAGTGATGGGATTTGATGATGAACTAGATGTAACAGATGACATCGGAGCAGCCGATGTGATTCTTGCATCAAGTTCTGAAATGAAGCAGAATCCTTGGATTCACAATGTTGCCAAATACCACAAGCTTCCCATATTTGTTGTTAAG ACTAATACGATGGCTCAAATAGTTAAGGCTATCAGAATGATTGTTGGAAGGGACAACAGATCATCAAGTAAGCAACCTAAGGTTATGGAGGGCGAGATAGAGATTGAGGATGATGCTCCGATACGTACGCCATCTTTGGAGGAAATTGATGCTTTGGAG GAGGCTCGGCTTGCAATCGAGTACATTGTTATTCCAGGCGGGGAGCCGGTTGAGCTCCTCCCAAGATGTTCAGAAATAGTTGCTCGGCAGCTGGAGCTCGTAGAGAGCTACCAGTTACTTGCTGAAACCTTTGGAAGTGACTCCAATTCAAGGTTACAGATTCTCCCCGTGAAAATAACCAAGAAGGGTTCTAGTAAAGACAATGGAGTATCAAAGCCCACTAAGCAAACCGGATCGGATTTGATCGTCAGTGAGAATGGCGGCGGCTCAAGTTTTTCTCGGCTGCCCTTTCTGCCAAAGTGA